The Lancefieldella sp. Marseille-Q7238 genomic interval TCTTGCCTACAGCTGGAGTGAAGAGCTCTCTGAAGAATTTTATCGCATGTTCTTTTTGGCGGCCGGTGCCGCGGTTATAACGGCTTGTGCCATCGGCTATTTGGTTTCCCGCTCTCTTACGAGACCCATTAGAAGATTAACCAATACGGCGTTTCAGATCAGAAACGGAGATCTGAAGGCGCGCTCCGGCGTTCGGGGAAATGATGAATTAGGGCGCCTTGGAGAGACCTTTGACGATATGGCCACCGCTTTGGAGAAAGACATTAAGTTGGAGCACCGCCTTACCAGCGATGTCGCCCATGAGCTGAGAACGCCTCTGATGGCTATCTTAGCTACGGTTGAAGCCATGCAAGATGGTGTGCTTCCGGCCGACCAAGAGCGACTTGAAAATGTTGCCTCAGAAGCCAGGCGTCTTTCTCGCCTTGTTGACGCGATGCTGCATCTGTCACGATTGGAGAATGGGTCGGTTCTGATTCGCCCTGCGAAGACTGACGTAATCGCGATGGTGCAGGGCCTTACCCGCGCGCAGGAGCCGCTGTTTCGCGAGCAAAACCTTCGGCTGAAGTTTAGCAACAGAACCGCGCGGGAAGAGTGTTTTGCGGAGATTGACGGCGATATGGTGCGAGAAGCCCTCATTAACCTGCTCAGCAATGCAATCAGATATACCGACACCGGCGGGTTAGTTACCATGGCCGTGAGCGAAGACCGCGAAGATGTGGTGATATCCGTTACCGATACGGGAATAGGCATTGCAAAAGAGGATATTCCGCAGACGTTCTCGCGGTTTTGGCGCTCCGACGCCAGCCGGGAGCGCGCGTCGGGTGGTCTTGGCGTAGGCCTTGCCATTACCAAAGAGATACTTGACCGCCACAACGGCACCATTTCCATCGAATCAGAGCTGGGTGAGGGAACCACCTTCGCCCTGCATTTTCCGCGTAGGCAGAGCGGACAGGCAAATCCTATTGAAAATATTGCATAAACGGGCATATACCGCCTCACCGGATACTTCCGATGGCTTACAATCAAAGTCTACGAATGACTGGCAAGCGAAGAAGGAGGCGGGCGTGTCAAAAGAGTTACGCCCTGATTCACGCGGAAAAGTTCGCGATATATATGATTGCGGCGATGAGCTTCTGATGGTTGCGAGTGACCGCATCAGCGCCTTTGACGTTATTCTTCCGGATGAGATTCCTTATAAGGGAGAGATTCTGACGCGTATCAGCGCCTTTTGGTTCAATTGCTTCCGTGATCTCATTCCTAATCACATGATTTCCGTTTTACCGGACAAGACACCTCAGGCGTTTGAGGAGTATCAGGCGTATCTTGCCGGGCGCGCCATGTTGGTGAGAAAAGCGAACACCGTTCCTATAGAGTGCATTGTGCGTGGGTACCTTACCGGTTCAGGAAAAAAGACCTATGACCAAGATGGCACCGTATGCGGTATCAAACTTCCCGAAGGCCTTACGGAAGCCTCAAAGCTTCCTGAGCCCATCTTTACGCCGTCTACAAAAGCCGAGATAGGCGAACACGACGAGAACATTTCGTTTGAGCGCTGTGCGGAGATTGTCGGGCAAGAAGTTGCGGAACAGCTCCGCGAGACATCGCTTGCTCTATATACGGCGGCTGCCGAATACGCGGCAATCCAGGGAATCATTATTGCGGATACGAAGTTTGAGTTTGGTTTTATCGACGGAGAGTTGACGCTCATTGATGAGTGTCTGACGCCCGATTCAAGTCGCTTCTGGCCGTCTGAGGGCTATGCGGAGGGGCACATCCAGCCAAGTTATGACAAGCAGTATGTGCGCGACTGGCTGAAAGCGCATTGGGATATGCAAGGCGAGCCACCGCATCTTCCCGAAGACATTGTGAAAGGAACGTCTGACCGTTATCGGACGGCGTTTCAGATTATTACCGGTATCGCATTTACATCGATGAAGGAGTCCCATGTCACTGCGTGACACAATCAAAGGTGCAACCGAAGAGGCTCGGGAGACCGTTTCTTCTACCACAGCAAAAAAGTCCTCTGAAAAGGAGAGCGAGAAGAAAGGCGACCAGCCGGTCAAATATGCTGCCCGTAAGTCTGCAGCTTCAGCACGGCCGGCTCGCGAAGCAGCCGCATCAGTGAGAGTTTCTAACGCTCGTGACGGCGGTTCTCGCAAGCGTGCGCCCAAGACAAAAGAAGAAAAGCGCGCCGCTCGCAGACAAGAGCGTGAGCGGGAGGACTTCAGAAACCGCGGCTTTGAGGTGCTGTTGCGAAATGACCCTGAGTATCACAAAGCCGAACGTATCTGGTGGGTTGTCTTAGGTGTTGGATTTATTGCGACTCTTGTGACGCTGGTACTGACGGCGGTCTTTCCCGAAGCGCGCGACCTGGGTTCTGGCATCGGCCTCGTGTCAGCGATCGCTCTTATCGCCGCATACGTCTTCATCTTCGGTTCGGTGATTTTCAGTTTCGTAAAGCTCCGTCCTATTCGCAAGCGTGTGGAGCGGCAGGTTGCCGGTATGACCGACAAGAAGCTTCGCGAACAAGTGACAGCGCAGCAGGCAGCTAAGGAAGCACGTCTGGCTGCGAAGAAAGCTCGCAAGGCACAGAAAAACAGGGCGTAAGATTTTTCACATCAAGTGTTTTATTGCATAGGGCGCTTGAGGTGAGTAAAATTACTCAAGTAAGCCTTCGTAGCTCAGGGGATAGAGCACCGCTCTCCTAAAGCGGGTGTCGGCCGTTCGAATCGGCCCGAGGGCACCATGAAGGAACCGCAGGCCGGAGAAAATTTCTTCGGCCTGCTTTGTATGATGAGGCACTTGATTTTGCATAGCAGTGCGCATGGTACGTTTATATGCGGGTTCAACGGATGGTTGAGAGGCATACAACGGCTGCTACAGGTGTCTCAACTACAGCGTTCTTGTTTGGAGAGTCTGGTGCGGGCGATAGTTGTTGTAGCGGTTCTGCAGAATCGGTTCACAACAACACGGTAAGGAGTCGTCATGGCAACATCTCAGGAAACACTTGGCCGTCGTATTGCGCGGCTGCGCCTTGCAAAAGCCGCAACGCAGGAACGTCTGGCGCGCGAGCTTAAGGTAAGTCCTCAGGCAATCAGCAAATGGGAGAACGATAGTAACTATCCCGATATTGCGTTGCTTCCGCAGCTGGCTCAGTTTTTGGGTGTTACGGTCGATGAGCTACTGAGCGGAGCAAAGACAGAGGAGCGAGAAGACCCTCAAAACTTCAATCCTCCGGCAGCGGACAAATCTAGTGAGGCGGAGTTTGAAGAAAAGGAAGAACCCGATAAGCTTCAAGAGACGAGCAGCTCGCATGAAAAGAGTTCAACCGCAGTTCACCTGGGCAAGGGTTCAAAAAAGCACGGGTTGCATATCTACGTTGAGTCGGAGGACGGAGACGTTGTAGATATGTGCGTCCCTATGGCGCTAGCGAAGTTTGCTATGAAGTCGAGTCTTCAGATAGGAGGGGGCTCCATCAATAAAGAGACTCGCGAACAGCTGGAAAATATCGACATCGATGAATTTGTCGCGGCGGCAAAAGACGGAGAATCCGGGACGCTTATCAATGTCGTGTCGGCTGATGGCGACATTGTCAAAATTTGGTTTGACTGATGCCAATCAACACGAGAGGACATCAAGTACCATACAGAATCAACAAAAGTATCCGCTCTCTTGTCGAGGGCGGATACTTTTGTTGAGATGAACCTAGGAATTTCGAGAGATGCCTTTACGTTCCGGACGGGGAAGAGGGAGTGCCTGGGTCGCGGCCGGAGGAAACCTTGATGGTAACGGTGCCTCCCTTTTCTACGGACTGCGGCGATTGGCTGACAACCTTGCCGCTTGCTACGGTATCGTCATACACCCACATGGTGTTTGGCGAGAAGCCCGCGTCCTGAAGAATCTGCTGCGCGTCGTGATATTCTTTCCCGACAACGTTGGGAACTGCTTCTTTGACGGCGTCTTGCCCAATGACGATGGTGACGGTATCGCCTTTTTGTCCCTCAGTGCCGGCAGGCGGATCCTGCTCCGAGACCTTGGCGCTTGAATCGCCCTTACTCTTATCCTGGGAACGAACCTTAAAGCCCGCGGCCTCAAGGGTTTTGGTCGCTTGGCTTTCCGTCATGCCGACGACGTTAGGAACGCTTATGTCTGACGGACCCTTAGAAAGGTGGTAAGTGATGGTATCTCCAGCTTTAGCTTCGGAGTCGGCCGCCTGGTCTTGCTGGGCAATGTAGCCCACCGGAACCGAATCGTCATTGACGTCGTCGCCCTGTTTGCCTTTGAGACCCACTTGTCCGAGCGCACGCTGTGCCTCGTCAGGAGTCATTTTCTTCAGATCCGGCACCTTAACCGTTGCGGCCGGTTTTGCTCCCTTGGAAACGACGATGTCGACCTTAGAACCCTCATTGGCCATCTTATCGGCGTCAGGCGTCTGTTCGATTACCTGCCCCTCAGGAGCGTCATCATTGAAGTCCTCTTTGACATTGCCGAGCTTGAAGTGGCTGTCCTTATCGGTAAGGGTATTGATGGCTTCGTCTTTTGTCATTCCTACAAGATTAGGAACGGCGTACTGCTGCGTCTGGTTCGAAAGGGCGGTAGTAATGCCGTAGACAGCGGCGGCAAACACAAGCAGGGCGACAATGATGCTCAGAATAGTAGTGCGGCGGCGCTTACGCTTACGCTCGTCCTCTTCCATCTGCGCCTGTTCTGTGGCTTTGACCGGGCGCATACGATCGGTGCTGCCAGTGCGGCCGGAAACAACGGCGACGGGCATTGACTGCGTTCCGCCAAAACCGCGGCGCTCCATCTTGCTGGTAGGGACGGCTCCCATAAGAGTTGTGGTGCTCACCCTGCTTCCGCGCCCCATGAGATAGTCACGCAAGGCGCAGTACAGCTCATCAGCGGTTTGGTAGCGATTTGCGGGGTCTTTCTCCATACACTTCAAAATAATAGACTCAAGAATAGGATCCATTGAGGGATTCAGGAGCGTAGGCGCTTGAGGCGCTTCGTTGACCTGCTTGAGAGCAACGCTGATGGCGTCGTCACCTTCAAAGGGAACGCGTCCGGTGGACGCTTCATACATGACAATGCCGAGAGAATAGATATCGGTAGTAGGACCGAGCTCTTTGCCCTGTGTCTGCTCAGGGGAAACATAATGCGCCGTTCCAAGAACAGAATTGTCGGTGGTCAAGTGGCTGTTCTTGGCGCGCGCAATGCCAAAGTCCATGACCTTGATGTTACCATCAGGCTGGACCATGATGTTTTGAGGCTTGATGTCGCGGTGAATAATGTCGTGCTTGTGCGCGACAGAAAGCGCTTGCGCGATCTGCGAACCAATCTGAGCGACCTTGCGCGAGTCAAGCGCTCCGTGTTTGCGGATGCCGCTCTTAAGGTCAGTGCCGCGCAGGTATTCCATGACGATATAGTAGGAGTCGCCCTCTTTACCCCAATCATAAACTGAAACGATGTAGGGGCTTGAAAGTGCGGCTGCAGCTTGCGCCTCCTGTTTAAAGCGGGCGGCGAACGAGGGATCATTGGCGTATTGCGGCAGCATCATTTTAATGGCTACCGTGCGCCCCAGCACCTCATCCTGCCCACGGTATACGGTGGCCATGCCTCCGGTACCGATTTTGTCTTGCACCTGGTAACGCCCACCGAGCATTCTACCTGGCATATAACTCTCCCATCAATATGCAGACCCTTCTCGCCTGCCGTCCTTTCCATCAACACCGTTTGGTGTCGAGAAATACGTCCGTTACAACTCCTGAAATCTGTTACGAAGCGGCTCCAAGCGATTGAATCTGAAGACATTTTGCAATAACCTGTCCGCCAACCTTAGCGCCTTCTCCGAGAACATTTTCACCGTTGCCTTCAATAACGACAGAGACAACGAGAGTTGGTTTTTCATACGGGGCAAAGCCGATAAAGAACGAGTTAAAATTACCATTTTCAACATCGGCCGTGCCAGTCTTTCCGGCTACGCGAGTGCCTTGGACACGGGCGCCCATGCCGGTTCCGTGCTCAACTACGCCAAGCATCGCCTCGCGAACCTTCCCAGCGGTTTCGGCGGAAACTACCTGGCCGAGCGTTTGCGGCGAGGTAGTCGAAACCACCGTTCCTTCCGGAGAGAGGATGTGGTCGACGACGTAGGGATTCATGACGGAGCCACCGTTGGCTATCGCGGAGGCTACTACGGCATTTTGCATGGCAGTTGTTTGCGGACCTGCGGGGCTTGCATGCTGGCCTACTGGAAGGCCGCAGGAGGCCCAGCCAAGCTCCCATGCGGTCATTTCTGACGGGTTGGGCATAAGAGACGGCGTGGTGTAGAAATCCTGACCCAGCTCTTTGCCGTAGCCGAATCCGTTGGCGTAACTGACAAGATTTTGAGCGCCGAGCTCTGTTCCTACCTGCGCCAGCGCCGTGTTAGAGGAGCGGGCGAAGGCCTCGCTGAGCGCGATGTTGCCCATGTCCTCATCGGCATAGTTGTGGATGGTGCCACCGCCAAGCTCCATAACGCCAGGAGCGTCGTACTTGGTGTCCAGGGTGGTGGTGTTGGTATCAAGAGCTGCGGACAGCGTGACCGTCTTAAATGAGGAGCCGGGCGAGTAAAGCGACTGAGTAGCGCGGTCAACCAGCTCACTCCCGTTGCCGGAGGCTATCGCTTCCGATAGCTCTGACTGCTTGTACGACGGCGAAGATGCCTTCGCGAGAATGGCTCCGGTGGAGGGATCCATAACTACGACAGATCCCGTATGTCCTTCGAGAATCTGTTCGACAGCTGCTTGCATCTGCGAGTTAATCGTAAGGACGACCGAGGAACCGGGTGTGGTGATGCCGGCGGTCGCGTAAAGGGCGCTCTTCCAGTCGGAATGAGAAGAATGACCGGTAAGAGTCTCATTCATCGTCTGTTCAATGCCCGATGTTCCGTACTGCGTGGAAATGTAGCCGACCGTATGAGACGCCATGCCGTCTTGCGGATATGTACGGACATATGTGCCGTCATCTTGCCGCACGCTTTCGGCAAGGGTAACGCCGTCAGAGGTGATGATTGATCCGCGCTGAACATGGGCGCTCTTGGCGATGGTGTGATTGTTGGTGGGGAGCGCTTGAATGCGGGGAGCGTCGATAACCATACGATAGGTAAGGTTGCCGAGAAGAACCGCGAAGAAGAAGGCAAATGCCGTGATAAGCGATGTCAGGCGTTTGCCAAGCGCGACACGTCCCAAAACGCCGGACTCTTCCGTCTGAAGATCAAATCCACCGCGGGCGTGCGCTCCATGAAGCACC includes:
- a CDS encoding HAMP domain-containing sensor histidine kinase, which encodes MREFGHPRSEGTRQPSTKNTWNTIKPEPPKPQAFSTRITFFFAVTAIMTALLLITILAYSWSEELSEEFYRMFFLAAGAAVITACAIGYLVSRSLTRPIRRLTNTAFQIRNGDLKARSGVRGNDELGRLGETFDDMATALEKDIKLEHRLTSDVAHELRTPLMAILATVEAMQDGVLPADQERLENVASEARRLSRLVDAMLHLSRLENGSVLIRPAKTDVIAMVQGLTRAQEPLFREQNLRLKFSNRTAREECFAEIDGDMVREALINLLSNAIRYTDTGGLVTMAVSEDREDVVISVTDTGIGIAKEDIPQTFSRFWRSDASRERASGGLGVGLAITKEILDRHNGTISIESELGEGTTFALHFPRRQSGQANPIENIA
- a CDS encoding phosphoribosylaminoimidazolesuccinocarboxamide synthase — translated: MSKELRPDSRGKVRDIYDCGDELLMVASDRISAFDVILPDEIPYKGEILTRISAFWFNCFRDLIPNHMISVLPDKTPQAFEEYQAYLAGRAMLVRKANTVPIECIVRGYLTGSGKKTYDQDGTVCGIKLPEGLTEASKLPEPIFTPSTKAEIGEHDENISFERCAEIVGQEVAEQLRETSLALYTAAAEYAAIQGIIIADTKFEFGFIDGELTLIDECLTPDSSRFWPSEGYAEGHIQPSYDKQYVRDWLKAHWDMQGEPPHLPEDIVKGTSDRYRTAFQIITGIAFTSMKESHVTA
- a CDS encoding APC family permease, whose product is MSLRDTIKGATEEARETVSSTTAKKSSEKESEKKGDQPVKYAARKSAASARPAREAAASVRVSNARDGGSRKRAPKTKEEKRAARRQEREREDFRNRGFEVLLRNDPEYHKAERIWWVVLGVGFIATLVTLVLTAVFPEARDLGSGIGLVSAIALIAAYVFIFGSVIFSFVKLRPIRKRVERQVAGMTDKKLREQVTAQQAAKEARLAAKKARKAQKNRA
- a CDS encoding helix-turn-helix domain-containing protein produces the protein MATSQETLGRRIARLRLAKAATQERLARELKVSPQAISKWENDSNYPDIALLPQLAQFLGVTVDELLSGAKTEEREDPQNFNPPAADKSSEAEFEEKEEPDKLQETSSSHEKSSTAVHLGKGSKKHGLHIYVESEDGDVVDMCVPMALAKFAMKSSLQIGGGSINKETREQLENIDIDEFVAAAKDGESGTLINVVSADGDIVKIWFD
- the pknB gene encoding Stk1 family PASTA domain-containing Ser/Thr kinase → MPGRMLGGRYQVQDKIGTGGMATVYRGQDEVLGRTVAIKMMLPQYANDPSFAARFKQEAQAAAALSSPYIVSVYDWGKEGDSYYIVMEYLRGTDLKSGIRKHGALDSRKVAQIGSQIAQALSVAHKHDIIHRDIKPQNIMVQPDGNIKVMDFGIARAKNSHLTTDNSVLGTAHYVSPEQTQGKELGPTTDIYSLGIVMYEASTGRVPFEGDDAISVALKQVNEAPQAPTLLNPSMDPILESIILKCMEKDPANRYQTADELYCALRDYLMGRGSRVSTTTLMGAVPTSKMERRGFGGTQSMPVAVVSGRTGSTDRMRPVKATEQAQMEEDERKRKRRRTTILSIIVALLVFAAAVYGITTALSNQTQQYAVPNLVGMTKDEAINTLTDKDSHFKLGNVKEDFNDDAPEGQVIEQTPDADKMANEGSKVDIVVSKGAKPAATVKVPDLKKMTPDEAQRALGQVGLKGKQGDDVNDDSVPVGYIAQQDQAADSEAKAGDTITYHLSKGPSDISVPNVVGMTESQATKTLEAAGFKVRSQDKSKGDSSAKVSEQDPPAGTEGQKGDTVTIVIGQDAVKEAVPNVVGKEYHDAQQILQDAGFSPNTMWVYDDTVASGKVVSQSPQSVEKGGTVTIKVSSGRDPGTPSSPSGT
- a CDS encoding FtsW/RodA/SpoVE family cell cycle protein, producing MRKTLNSRRNIELVLLTLAAVPVFLLYAMYMVTSKSELSVSSMATPIALFVAFTIAHIANRFLAPAADPAILPIVFALSGVGITFVTRLAPASAPNQIIWLFVSVAAMVLTLIVVRDLDILAHYKYTIGFIGVILLLLPMVIGQERWGSKLWIAFGPFTFQPGEIAKIALVLFLAFYLGINREALSVSMRKIGPLHLPRLKMLLPLFIMWGMSLLVVIFERDLGSALLFFVFFVIMLYVATGRVSYVLVSLLLLALGGVLLYHFFGHVQQRVDIWLNPFKDPSGDGFQIVQSLYSIADGGLSGTGIGKGLPTYIPVVESDFIFSAISEEMGLFGASAVIILFILLGIRGLATAARAKSDASAFAAAGLTSVIVFQAFLIIGGVTKLLPLTGVTLPFMSQGGSSLLSSFIIVALLLRAGDEGTGHETELKSSSPENEQHLSISSGGAHASSVLHGAHARGGFDLQTEESGVLGRVALGKRLTSLITAFAFFFAVLLGNLTYRMVIDAPRIQALPTNNHTIAKSAHVQRGSIITSDGVTLAESVRQDDGTYVRTYPQDGMASHTVGYISTQYGTSGIEQTMNETLTGHSSHSDWKSALYATAGITTPGSSVVLTINSQMQAAVEQILEGHTGSVVVMDPSTGAILAKASSPSYKQSELSEAIASGNGSELVDRATQSLYSPGSSFKTVTLSAALDTNTTTLDTKYDAPGVMELGGGTIHNYADEDMGNIALSEAFARSSNTALAQVGTELGAQNLVSYANGFGYGKELGQDFYTTPSLMPNPSEMTAWELGWASCGLPVGQHASPAGPQTTAMQNAVVASAIANGGSVMNPYVVDHILSPEGTVVSTTSPQTLGQVVSAETAGKVREAMLGVVEHGTGMGARVQGTRVAGKTGTADVENGNFNSFFIGFAPYEKPTLVVSVVIEGNGENVLGEGAKVGGQVIAKCLQIQSLGAAS